In one Oncorhynchus masou masou isolate Uvic2021 chromosome 23, UVic_Omas_1.1, whole genome shotgun sequence genomic region, the following are encoded:
- the LOC135510151 gene encoding butyrophilin subfamily 2 member A2-like: MEGDEVVLRCEAEGCYPEPVMEWCDAQGRVLPAAGPTETSRDREGCYTVTSHVTVPNSDNNTFTCWVQQLEIKHMKERQVHVPDQMFPKTCHSCWLTVLGAVFVEAVAVAGGLYLLIKKGILTLRKEAWTLVMKNKETTKNEEDEASGTTSTAMLQGPSL; the protein is encoded by the exons ATGGAAGGTGATGAGGTGGTCCTGCGGTGTGAGGCTGAAGGCTGCTACCCAGAACCTGTCATGGAGTGGTGTGACGCTCAGGGACGTGTCCTTCCTGCTGCTGGACCTACAGAGACGTCCAGAGACCGTGAAGGCTGCTACACTGTGACAAGCCATGTCACCGTCCCGAACTCTGACAACAACACCTTCACCTGTTGGGTTCAACAGTTGGAGATCAAACACATGAAGGAGAGACAGGTTCATGTTCCAG ATCAAATGTTTCCTAAGACTTGTCATTCCTGCTGGCTGACAGTTCTTGGAGCAGTTTTTGTTGAAGCTGTAGCTGTTGCTGGAGGTCTCTACCTGTTGATAAAAAAAGGGATATTGACCCTCAGAAAG GAAGCGTGGACGTTAGTAATGAAGAACAAGGAGACGACGAAGAATGAGGAAGATGAAGCCAGTGGCACAACTAGCACTGCGATGTTACAAGGACCTTCACTATGA